A region of Streptomyces sp. TG1A-60 DNA encodes the following proteins:
- a CDS encoding DUF3037 domain-containing protein, translating into MSDRFLGTGATGQDVYEYALLRVVPRIERGECVNAGVLVYSRSRALVAARTHLDEAKLLALDPGADVVGVRAALRAVEGVCVGGEAAGQAARDDAGRRFRWLVAPRSTVVQAGPVHTGLTADPAAEAERLLALLVK; encoded by the coding sequence GTGAGCGACCGCTTCCTGGGCACCGGGGCGACCGGACAGGACGTCTACGAGTACGCGCTGCTGCGGGTCGTGCCCCGGATCGAGCGCGGCGAGTGCGTCAACGCGGGCGTCCTCGTGTACAGCCGCTCCCGGGCCCTCGTGGCCGCCCGCACCCACCTGGACGAGGCCAAGCTGCTCGCCCTGGACCCCGGGGCGGACGTGGTCGGCGTACGCGCCGCGCTGCGCGCCGTGGAGGGCGTGTGCGTCGGGGGAGAGGCGGCGGGTCAGGCCGCCCGCGACGACGCAGGGCGGCGGTTCCGGTGGCTCGTCGCACCCCGTTCGACGGTCGTCCAGGCGGGGCCCGTGCACACGGGGCTCACGGCGGATCCGGCGGCGGAGGCCGAGCGGCTGCTGGCTCTGCTGGTGAAGTGA
- the fabG gene encoding 3-oxoacyl-ACP reductase FabG, producing MSTTEQRVAVVTGGARGIGAATAVRLAAEGRAVAVIDLDEAACKDAVEKITAAGGKALAVGCDVSDEAQVEAAVARIAEELGAPTILVNNAGVLRDNLLFKMSASDWDTVMNVHLRGAFLMAKAVQKYMVEAKFGRIVNLSSSSALGNRGQANYSAAKAGLQGFTKTLAIELGKFGVTVNAVAPGFIVTDMTAATAARVGMGFEDFQAAAATQIPVQRVGRPEDIAGAIAYFTGEEAGFVSGQVLYVAGGPLN from the coding sequence ATGTCCACCACTGAGCAGCGTGTGGCCGTGGTCACCGGTGGCGCGCGCGGCATCGGCGCCGCGACCGCCGTACGACTGGCCGCCGAGGGGCGTGCCGTCGCGGTGATCGACCTCGACGAGGCCGCGTGCAAGGACGCCGTGGAGAAGATCACCGCCGCCGGCGGCAAGGCGCTCGCGGTCGGCTGCGACGTCTCCGACGAGGCCCAGGTCGAGGCCGCCGTCGCCCGGATCGCCGAGGAGCTGGGCGCCCCCACGATCCTGGTGAACAACGCCGGCGTGCTCCGCGACAACCTGTTGTTCAAGATGAGCGCGTCCGACTGGGACACGGTCATGAACGTGCATCTGCGCGGCGCCTTCCTGATGGCCAAGGCAGTCCAGAAGTACATGGTCGAGGCCAAGTTCGGCCGGATCGTGAACCTGTCCTCGTCGTCCGCGCTGGGCAACCGCGGTCAGGCCAACTACTCCGCCGCCAAGGCCGGTCTGCAGGGCTTCACCAAGACCCTCGCCATCGAGCTCGGCAAGTTCGGCGTCACCGTCAACGCCGTCGCGCCCGGTTTCATCGTCACCGACATGACCGCGGCCACCGCGGCCCGGGTCGGCATGGGCTTCGAGGACTTCCAGGCCGCGGCGGCCACGCAGATCCCCGTGCAGCGCGTCGGCAGGCCGGAGGACATCGCGGGTGCCATCGCGTACTTCACGGGCGAGGAGGCCGGATTCGTCTCCGGCCAGGTGCTGTACGTCGCCGGCGGACCGCTCAACTAG
- a CDS encoding SDR family oxidoreductase: protein MTSVELPELSGKVALITGASRGIGHGIAEALVARGDRVCVTGRNEDALKEAVEKLGADRVIGVAGKAHDEAHQAQAVERTMEAFGRVDFLVNNAGTNPVFGPIADLDLNVARKVFETNVVSALGFAQKTWHAWQKDNGGAIVNIASVAGVSASPFIGAYGISKAAMINLTLQLAHEYAPRVRANAIAPAVVKTKFAQALYEGREAEAAASYPLGRLGVPSDIGGAAAFLTSEQSDWITGQTLVVDGGIFLNAGVG, encoded by the coding sequence ATGACTTCGGTGGAACTCCCCGAGCTTTCGGGCAAGGTCGCCCTCATCACCGGCGCCAGCCGCGGCATCGGTCACGGCATCGCCGAGGCCCTCGTCGCGCGCGGCGACCGGGTGTGCGTCACGGGCCGCAACGAGGACGCCCTCAAGGAGGCCGTCGAGAAGCTCGGCGCCGACCGCGTCATCGGCGTCGCCGGCAAGGCCCACGACGAGGCCCACCAGGCGCAGGCCGTCGAGCGCACCATGGAGGCATTCGGGCGCGTCGACTTCCTGGTCAACAACGCCGGTACGAACCCGGTGTTCGGCCCCATCGCCGACCTCGACCTGAACGTGGCGCGCAAGGTGTTCGAGACCAACGTCGTCTCCGCCCTCGGCTTCGCGCAGAAGACCTGGCACGCCTGGCAGAAGGACAACGGCGGCGCGATCGTCAACATCGCCTCCGTCGCCGGTGTCTCCGCGTCGCCGTTCATCGGCGCGTACGGCATCAGTAAGGCCGCCATGATCAACCTGACCCTGCAGCTGGCGCACGAGTACGCGCCGAGGGTGCGGGCCAACGCGATCGCGCCCGCCGTGGTGAAGACGAAGTTCGCGCAGGCCCTGTACGAGGGCCGGGAGGCGGAGGCCGCGGCGTCCTACCCGCTCGGCCGGCTGGGCGTGCCCTCCGACATCGGCGGCGCCGCCGCGTTCCTCACTTCCGAGCAGTCCGACTGGATCACCGGACAGACCCTCGTGGTCGACGGCGGCATCTTCCTCAACGCCGGGGTCGGCTGA
- a CDS encoding ABC transporter substrate-binding protein: protein MFNRNRYLPPLAVIASISMVTGCGVFSSDAAGDADPIVVGTTSTPSTLDPAAAWDSSWELMRNVFQPLLNYSPGGAEPEPDAAEKCEFTDSSSTMYSCTLREGLKFSNGHALDARAVKHSFDRIMKINVNGGPAGLLGTLSRVQTKGDREVVFHLSQPDATFPLVLTTPAMSIVDPADYPADKLREDGKITGSGPYNLASYTEGEKAELVSNGNYKGLAERKNSGVTIRYFPQSDEMVKALKSKDISVVYRGLGAEDIVDIQANHDEEGLQIVENPTTEISYLVFNPKDTWAKNPAVRKAVAQVLDRPALAHNVYKDTVEPLYSMIPRGLVGHTTGFFDDYGNPSATKAKAILTEAGITETVPLTLWYTSDRYGSQTKPAFEELKRQLEASGLFEVTLKSRPWKTYSEGYQKGEYPVFGRGWNPDFNDADNFIAPFVGEQNALGTPYDAPEITDELIPASRAESDRGAVAEEFEEAQQILVDDARLIPLWQGKAYTAANEEIAGLDHVIDPATMMLMWQLSWKTSW, encoded by the coding sequence GTGTTCAACCGGAACCGATACTTGCCGCCACTCGCGGTGATCGCGTCCATATCCATGGTGACCGGGTGTGGTGTGTTCTCCTCGGACGCCGCCGGAGACGCGGACCCCATCGTCGTGGGGACCACCAGTACGCCGAGCACCCTGGACCCGGCCGCCGCCTGGGACAGCTCCTGGGAACTGATGCGCAACGTGTTCCAGCCCCTGCTGAACTACAGCCCCGGCGGTGCCGAGCCCGAGCCGGACGCCGCCGAGAAGTGCGAGTTCACGGACAGCTCCAGCACGATGTACAGCTGCACGCTGCGCGAGGGACTGAAGTTCTCCAACGGGCACGCGCTGGACGCCAGGGCCGTCAAGCACTCGTTCGACCGGATCATGAAGATCAACGTCAACGGCGGACCCGCCGGTCTGCTGGGCACCCTCTCCCGGGTGCAGACGAAGGGCGACCGTGAGGTCGTCTTCCACCTCAGCCAGCCCGACGCGACCTTCCCCCTCGTGCTCACCACGCCCGCCATGTCGATCGTGGACCCCGCGGACTACCCGGCGGACAAGCTCCGCGAGGACGGGAAGATCACCGGGTCGGGGCCGTACAACCTCGCCTCCTACACCGAGGGCGAGAAGGCCGAGCTGGTGAGCAACGGGAACTACAAGGGCCTCGCGGAGCGCAAGAACTCCGGCGTCACGATCCGGTACTTCCCTCAGTCGGACGAGATGGTCAAGGCTCTCAAGAGCAAGGACATCTCGGTCGTCTATCGTGGTCTCGGTGCTGAGGACATCGTGGACATCCAGGCCAACCACGACGAGGAGGGGCTCCAGATCGTGGAGAACCCCACCACCGAGATCAGCTATTTGGTGTTCAACCCGAAGGACACCTGGGCCAAGAACCCCGCGGTCCGCAAGGCCGTCGCCCAGGTCCTCGACCGCCCGGCGCTCGCCCACAACGTCTACAAGGACACCGTCGAGCCGCTGTACTCCATGATCCCCCGGGGTCTGGTGGGTCACACGACGGGCTTCTTCGACGACTACGGCAACCCCAGCGCGACCAAGGCGAAGGCCATCCTCACCGAGGCGGGCATCACCGAAACGGTTCCTCTCACCCTCTGGTACACCTCCGACCGCTACGGTTCCCAGACCAAGCCGGCCTTCGAGGAACTAAAGCGGCAGCTGGAGGCGTCCGGTCTGTTCGAGGTCACGCTGAAGAGCCGCCCCTGGAAGACGTACTCGGAGGGCTACCAGAAGGGCGAGTACCCGGTCTTCGGGCGTGGCTGGAACCCGGACTTCAACGACGCCGACAACTTCATCGCGCCCTTCGTGGGCGAGCAGAACGCGCTCGGCACGCCGTACGACGCCCCCGAGATCACCGACGAACTGATCCCGGCGTCGCGCGCCGAGAGCGACCGCGGGGCCGTCGCCGAGGAGTTCGAGGAGGCCCAGCAGATCCTCGTGGACGACGCCCGGCTGATCCCGCTGTGGCAGGGCAAGGCGTACACGGCCGCGAACGAGGAGATCGCCGGTCTGGACCATGTCATCGACCCCGCGACGATGATGCTGATGTGGCAGCTGTCCTGGAAGACCAGCTGGTAG
- a CDS encoding uracil-DNA glycosylase, whose amino-acid sequence MTDIAMLPESWRGVLGDELQQPYFKELAGFVEEERAKGPVHPPREEVFAALDATPYENVKVLILGQDPYHGEGQGHGLCFSVRPGVKTPPSLRNIYKEMQAELGTPIPDNGYLMPWAEQGVLLLNAVLTVRSGEANSHKGKGWEKFTDAVIRAVADRPAPAVFVLWGNYAQKKLPLIDEERHVVVKGAHPSPLSAKKFFGSQPFTQINEAVARQGHEPIDWTIPNLG is encoded by the coding sequence GTGACCGACATCGCCATGCTGCCCGAGTCCTGGCGCGGGGTCCTGGGGGACGAGCTGCAGCAGCCCTACTTCAAGGAACTCGCCGGGTTCGTCGAGGAGGAGCGTGCCAAGGGTCCCGTCCACCCTCCGCGCGAGGAGGTCTTCGCCGCACTCGACGCAACGCCGTACGAGAACGTGAAGGTGCTGATCCTCGGCCAGGACCCGTACCACGGTGAGGGCCAGGGCCACGGTCTGTGCTTCTCGGTGCGGCCTGGCGTGAAGACCCCGCCCTCGCTGCGGAACATCTACAAGGAGATGCAGGCCGAGCTGGGCACCCCGATCCCGGACAACGGCTATCTGATGCCCTGGGCCGAGCAGGGTGTGCTGCTGCTCAACGCGGTCCTCACGGTCCGTTCCGGTGAGGCCAACTCGCACAAGGGCAAGGGCTGGGAGAAGTTCACCGACGCCGTGATCCGCGCGGTGGCCGACCGCCCCGCCCCGGCGGTCTTCGTGCTGTGGGGCAATTACGCGCAGAAGAAGCTGCCGCTGATCGACGAGGAGCGGCACGTGGTGGTGAAGGGCGCGCACCCCTCGCCGCTGTCCGCCAAGAAGTTCTTCGGCTCGCAGCCGTTCACACAGATCAACGAGGCCGTCGCGAGGCAGGGGCACGAGCCGATCGACTGGACGATCCCGAACCTCGGCTGA